In the Archocentrus centrarchus isolate MPI-CPG fArcCen1 chromosome 19, fArcCen1, whole genome shotgun sequence genome, CTGTGCTTATTTTACACTTTATTTGAGGCTGTTAAACAGAGCACAAAAGCAGATTAGGTTAAAATTGCAATATCACTGATGTTGAATGTAAATAAGAGTAAGACTTGCAAGGTCAGGGTCTTAGTGCCTGGATAGTGGAGGTGCTGTGAATCCCATTAAATGATGTGAGACGGAAAGCTgcaaaggaaaatataaaggtGCAGCGCTTGAACATGAAAGCTAAATGAAGAATCTGAATTTACAGTGAAGTAAATTTTAGAACAGATGcttttttatgatttaattCACAAGGTTTAAACTCAGGCATCGCATTCCCCTTCTGTCTCATTACTAGAGTCTCCCACTCCACTTTACCACCAGTGGGCAAACTGCCATATCATATCTTTTATCTGAAATTCAAATTTCAGCTGTGGGAAAAGTTTAAGACACACAATAAGGCACTCAACCTCATGGACCGTGATCAAACTTGCATCTGGTGTTGTTTGCTCTATTTTAAGTGTAATGAGTCACAGCACAGCCGTGGAGCCAACAGATATCATTAGATCATATCCCCCAATCTGTTTGCTCGCTCATGTCTTTTTCTCCCTTAGCTGTATTCATAGATagaaagctctgtgtgtgtgtgtgtgcatgcaccaCAGGGTGTTAAATAGAGTAGGTGTGAAAAATTAACTAAAGGCCTCCTATGGCTCAACAGCTGCTATAAAGTGTTGGTATTTGACAGCTGGAGGCGTTCAGAGGAGGAACATGAGGGTTCTCTGAGGAtgacagtggtgtgtgtgtgtgtgtgtgtgtgtgtgtgtgtgtgatagtcAAGTAGATGTATTTATCTATCCCTTCTTTGTAAAGGGCAATAGAAAGTAATAGTTCTTGTGATACAGGATGCATTTCTCaaagatgtgattttttttttttttaatggcaatcTTACTGGATATTTGGCCCATTGACCCCATCTCAGAAATGGTCTATTCTCATTTGTCAGTATCTGTATGGGCTGCATACAGAATTTCTATGTAAGAGTAAAATAATGTATTAGAAATTTTGGGAGGTGAactgtttttgcattttgaaaGGGGGCATTCCAGAAAAGGGtgttataaaataattattccCATCTTATTTCTTACAGATaaaaagcataacacattttGTTACTGCTACTACATAGCAGTACGATTTTACAAGCGTTTAACATAGATGTGCACATGCTTCCAAGGGGGGATTCAGCTATGCTCTGCAATTAAAATGTTCAAGTGAATAAGAAAACATTACCATATAAAATCAAAATTATGATCAATAATTTGTAAATTTGGAAACACTGCATGGAAACACTTTTGGGTGTGATAACTGACCACAAACTATGTTGGaaattttacagtaaataaataacataaaaacaaagacatttaaAGCAGTTATAATTTAGTTCACGTGAACTCTGCACTGATAACGTAAAAACCTCAAAATCTATTCAGGGGTTGTTGGGAATTTGAGATCTACAGTATAAActaggaggaaaaaaagctgaTGAGGACAAATAATGATGCATATCTGTAAATTGAAAAACCACTGAGGTATGATCATCATTTTGGTCAAATTtagctacataaaaaaaaaaaaaaaaaaaaaaaaaaaaaaatattgccatATATAATTCACAATGTAATTCAAAAGGCCAAACCTTTTTTGGTcaataatttgttttttctctatttaattcaattctcAGCACTTggtcataataataataataataataataataataataataataataatacacaacaatttggacatttttttttattctacctGCAGCCTTTGAAACCAAAAGCACATTAGGTTTGTGttacatttgtgtgtttctgctgccCCCTAATGGCTCACTGTGAACAAGGCAACTCCCCACATCATATAAAAACTTCCAACACCTTTATTTAACTCGTATTCAAAGACAAAGCCTATATTTTGGAGAAACCCTTCATATGGTGAACAACCAACAATATGACTTTGTTTAGGGATAACAGAATACCTCACCCATCCACTTTGGTACAAGAAACAAATCAACTTCTCTTGACAGCTAACTGTGCTTGTGCAGAGTTCAGTTTATCAACGCCGATTCTTCAGTAGTGCTTTTCTCACTTTTTCTCACACAGGGAATAAAGGAGTTCAATCTGCTCAGCGTATTCAAATCCAGGCCTGTGAGCAAGAACATAGCAGCAGTGTTAAAGCTGAATCTGAAAACAGAATGAGCTAGGGGCTCAGAATTATATACTACTATGCAAATTACAGAATATATTACCATATACATTTCATCAAAAGACAAACCCACTGTTTCTACAACCATCTCACCGTCCGGGTGTCTCCAGGATAAGGGGGATATTATCCAGTCTGGGCTCATTGACAATGTCTCGAAATGCAGAGATTCCAATGTAGCCTTTACCAATATCTTCATGCCGATCCAGATTACAGCCAAGTTTACCTTCAAATTACACGGAAAGAATCAGCAAATACAGCAAGACTTTAAGTACAATGTGGGGAGGAGTcttgtgtgatttttctgtACCTTTGGAGTCATTGAGATGGATGGCCTTGAGGTACGGGAGCCCCACGTCTCGGTCAAACTCATCCAGCATGGCCTTCACCCCTCCCTCTGCAGCAAGGTCATATCCTCCAAAGACAAGACATAAAAGCAATTTAGCACACAAAGAAATTGCCTGCAACATGCCAGGATGAATATTTTAAGGCATCACAGCCCTTTTGGATAGAAAGCAAATTTAAGGTTAACACCATGGGCTACTATCAGGTTTCACTCACCTGCTGCAAATGCATGACAGGTATCCAGACATATGCCCACTCTGGTCTGGTCTCTCACTCTGTCTATGATGCTCTTCAGCTCACAAAACTTGCCACCCACCGTACTGCCTTGGCCACTCATGTTCTCCAACACTGACCacacagaagacagaaaaaaacccaTGGCTACCCAGCTGTCATTGGGTGACATCAGGTGAGAGGTGACCTACACTCCTGGTTGCCAAACACAGGATACAACGTGATAGCTGCACTCACATCTAAATCTactcaatttagaatcacaagtTAACAAGTCACAAGCTGGAGAGTGAGAAGCTCAGTCAGTCAGGAGGCTTGAGCCCCCCGACTGGGAACtttgttgatttgaggtgacagtgctaaccactgaaaGTTATACTGACATTTGTATTAACAATAAAACCTTTTAATCAACATGTGCTATTGCAAAGATTATTCCTcctgataaatataaaaaaaaacaatcgctggtcactttattaggcacgTCTTCGACTGATTGTTAACctatctaatcagctaattacaTGGCAGCaagtcagtgcatttaggcatgcagacatggtcaagacaacctgttCAAGTTCAAGCATctgaatggggaagaaaggtgatttaagtaactTGGAACGTGGAAGCCAGACagactggtctgagtatttcagaaactgctgatctacacaaccatctctaggatctgagaatggtctgaaaaggagaaaatatccagtgagcgtcTGTTTTCTGGGTGAtaataccttgttgatgccagaggactGAGGAGAATGGTGTTGAGCTGATTACAACaaatatgcagaagaacatctctaAACACACAAcccatcaaaccttgaagcagatgagctgcaGAAGATCAATGGTTCAGGTTGCTGGTGATGTAATGGTGCAGGGGATTTTTTCTTGGCGcactttgggctccttagtaccaacccaagcattgtttaaatgtcacacatacccgagtattgttgctgaccatgtccagcAACAAGTAAAagcctgatggctgcttccagcaggataactcaccatatcacaaagctcagatcacctcaaactgctttcttgaacaGGACCATGAGTTCAccgtactcaaatggcctccatagtCAACAGTTCTcaacagagcaccttttggatgtggtggaataggagattcacatcatgtgcagctgacaaatctgcagcaactgtgtgacgccaTCATGTCAATAcggaccaaaatctgaggacGGATTCCAGCATCTTGTTAAATGTGTGCtgcaaagaattaaggcagttctgaagtcAAAAGGGGGGTCCATTCCCATAGTagaaggtgtacctaataaagtttCCACTGAGTGTATGATTTAGCCCATTAATAGAAATATTAACATCAAGTTCTATTTCATGTAGGGATTCTTGTGTTAGAAAAATTCAGACCTGACTCTTTTTCAGAAGCTCTGCCACAAACAGTACCTCTGGGTCAGTAATTAGTCAAATCTGGTTATGAAGTCTCAGGCTGGATATTTCTATTCCAGTCTTGCTGATTTTAAACCAAATAACCAACCGGAGGAGTTTCCCCCTGTTGGTTATTTGAAAGAGTGCAGGTTTTAGGTACtttgcattggcttcacttttcagactgggaagccatgtccatcttttatatacagtctatgagtTTTATTAATATCTCTGACAATGTCAGCAATCTCCACTTAAAAAAAGACCACATGGTAGCTACATAGTACCggctgtttcagtgttttctgtcaGCCCTCCGTACCTGTAACGACTGATGGCGTTTGCTGGTGAGCATGGTTAATGGCACTTGCAATCTTGTCCACACACTGCTCAGTGGTGATGGTGCCCAGGGAGGAGCCGGGGTGGAAGTTATAGAGACTGAGACCCAGGAGGGTGCAGCGGCTGAGCTCATCCACCAGCAGGGCCTGGCTCTTTTCAAACACATCTAGTTGTAAACATGGTGCACAaaccagagagctaacagttaGACCAAAAGAGAGAatgattctgaaaaaaaaaaattcatctaaTGCAAGAAATAAATGGGCATGAAAGGAATGGCCATCCATTGTGCCTGACAGACCTTCTTTAGGAGATCCACAGTTCATCAGGTAGGACCCATGTGGCAAGATATGAGCTGAGTCAAACCCCAGTTGGGAGCATAGCTCCTGAAACTTTGCTGCAGCTGCATGGTCCAATGCTGGTCTCTTCCACGATCGCTGGGAGCCCAGAAACAAGGCAAAGCTGCTGCCACCCATCTCTGTACAGGCCTCCACAGCTTTCCATATCCCACCTGTGGACATGACGTCACGCAACTGTGAGTAAGAGCGTTAATCTTAATGGGCGTCTAATAAGACGACAGTAGACCCTACCTTGAATACCAACATGAGCTCCAATGTATTTCTTATTTGCGTGGCTCTTCTTCCTGTCTCCTCTCTTCTCAGTGTCCTcgctctctttttctcctccgGAGGCATCctcgtttttccttttcctggtTCCCCTTTTCCTCTGACTCATGCTATCAAGAGAAAGTTGAAAGCAGCGGTTATGAAACAATAACGCGAATGTTAAGTTTGACTGTCAGAAGTTTATGAAGGTCAAACAGCGTGCTTTATGCATCCCTCCAGGCAAAATCCAACCACTCAGAGGGCTTCCACGCAGCTGCTGCGGGCTGGCCATTGGAGACGCTTCATGCTGAGCAGCAAAATGGCCGCCCGTCACCCGACTGACTCCACAGCGCTTTGAATTTAAATTCTTCTGCACATTAGGGTTTACACTATTATAACGGTAGTGCTCACAAAACCAGTACGTTATTACGCGtgtaattttcattttctgccactttACTTGATTCTCCGCTCAGGCGTCGCTGTTCTTGTAGCCTCGACGAATGCCTCAAAAAGCTAGAAAAAAATCGCACTGAAGCACTTTAGCTAAGCTAGCTAGCACGCTAGCGTATCTTCATATGTGATTACCGAGGTAAGTGGGTGaaatttttatatttctaaGCGTtgcactgtgtcattatttgaaTGCATACGAGCGGGCTGCATCTTACTGAAATGCCAATCCGCTGTACTAGCGCCATTAACCTGGCTACTTatagctgctgctgtcactggGTAATGCTATTTTAGCTGATGTAGCTAATGTTCGGTAGCATTAGCGCCGTTTTAGCAGTATTTTTGGCAGTGCGTTagctgagctgagctgggtATTTGACCCTCttatgtgtgtttgctgttcaGGACCGTTGTGTACACATAATAGAGCAGTCACTGAACTGTTATTAGGTGTGAACTCGGTAATGCCTGTGTCCAGTCTACGTATTTTAGTCTGAACCCCTCCTTAATGTTAGCATCGGCAAAAAAATTATTAGCAGCTGCTGTTGAACTTGCCACTTGTATAAACCTGTAGATGCGAAGATGAATGTGGCCGGCGGATTTTATCACccgtgtgttcagtttttgaaCACGGTTTTCCATTTAAGCCCACAACTCGGACCTGTTTGTGCTGCGGCGCTAGCTACCTATCTGCTGGTGAGCTTGTAATAACGCTGACAGATATGTCAGCATAAGCTGGTGGAGCTGCTGGACAGGGCTTGGTGCAGATTTGACAGATCGAAATAACATGGTGATGAGGTCTGGCTTTCTGATACTTCAGGCCTGAGATCACAAATGCTTCGGGAACGATGTCAGGTTCGTTGTTTCCCAAATGCAAGAATCCTGCTTCATGGAAGTGTAACGACACGAAGCAAAAACGAAACCAACACAAGACCGAGACAGCCGGAGCCTACCAGATTGCTTAGGTTGTGCATTAAACGACACTTTTTAAGTGAGAAAACTGACGATTTGTCTTTTAACGTACTAACATGGACTCAGACATGCTAACATTGCGGTTATTGCCATACTATGATACACAGATGATTTACATTTTGCGCATTTGCGGGCGTTTTCCTGGTTCCACTCTGACTGAGTGACATTCCTATTAGTCCATTAGGTAAACAGTGAAAatcttttaatttagttttacaTAGCAGCTTCATCACCTTCTAACTGCAGACTCTAATAATAAAATGTGCAGTTTGTCCCCGTCATCCTGCTCCAGCGATCATAGAGGAGCTATGGGGAATCCTAATGACTATGCATTCTTTGCTGTTGTTGAACTTGAAATATTTTTTGACTTAAAGCCATTGTAAGGCTTGATCCTGGCATTATGATTGCTAACACATTGTCTGAGAAACAAAGTGTCAGAATTTATCTATCTGGTATGGTTTTCTGGATATGTGGGTCCAATCAATCATGCAAAACAGATTGAACCTACAAGTGTGGGCAGGTTATATTACTATATTACTTATGCTTATGATACGGACACACACTGCATTTGGTACCGACATGTTCTGCAGTCTTCTTAGCGCTTTGTCCCTAAAGATCTATTTAGCCAATTGTCAAATGAAAGTGTAGTGATGGAGAGTGTTTGCCTGATCTTCagtcataattattttttttgtttgtttatttgttttccagaggaatgcatttgttttacagtaaaaagcaaaaaatatataaacacgCCCTCACTTGTTCTAAAATAGGTAAtgtgtaattacatttttgaaTATCCCCCTTTTTTTAACAGACGAGAGGAGCATCAGGACAGGAGCAGTAGTTCATGGaagacaagaaaaggaaaaaagacgaaaaaaggaaaagggaagCCTCTCAGAAGGTCAGTATGTTCATCTTACcatctcatatatatatatatatatatatatatatatactcaaaTGCAAATGGATTTTTTCTGTCCTGACCCAGTATGCAGGCTTAAATGATTAGTAAAATGTTTGTACATTCACCAGCCAAGTTTAGCAGATTGTTTAACTTGGCTGGTGAATGTACAAACaagtaaacagactgaatgaacaaaattccatccttcagtcagcaggattctagccatctcagtaaatccatagacgtatcacagcaacgggcccaccCGTATCCACCGGCTGCATCACAGGCCCTCTTGCCTGCAGGCAGGTACTCttggcgatgccaaagcgtagtACAAAGGCTACAGAAAACAGCAACAGCgaaggatttcaggtttccaaaattCCAAAAGTGGCCAACGTCACCGGAAAAACttgctaaatttgtcactagtcactttttggaggaaaaaaaagtcgccagcggggtctgaaaaaccactaaatctagcgacaaagtcactatgttggcaacactgccatgatgtcacttcctgcttGATTTACGGGTGAAGCGGCGAGggagaggcggggcagtgtgaagttgtgcagagacaaactgggagaagggaaaggtgaactggtggattgATGAGGATTGATGATTGATAAGTATGATTGTAACGTTACATAGACTATATTGATATAAAtaatattgtctcatcttatattgcgtatgaaaatatatcgatatttcttaaaaactcgatatatcaCCCAGTCCTATAGTGAGGGTGCGCTCGGAATGCCTGGCGGAGGCCTTAGTCCGCAAGATCTTAAGCTGTCATGTCCGGCAGAACTTTAACAGCactccaagggaggctgaggacattgagccCAAATCGACCATGTTCTGCActtccattgttgaggctgtgAGCTacggctgcaaggtggttggtgtctGTCATGctggtaatccctgaaccagatggtggtcaccggaggtgaagggagccatcaagctttCTCCTATCGGCTTGgttggcctgtgggactctcgaggcagctgacaggtactggcaggccaagtggaacgtGGCTCAagcagtggccaaagcaaaaacgtGAGTGTGGGATGAGTTCAGTGAAGCCATGGAAAAATACTTTTGAATGGCCTCGAAGTGATTCTTAATCTCtgaatgttgtagggctgtcttggttaacatgcctctgcaacgttgcatggagatctggggcggtgccatTGAATTGGTAGACTTTGTTGGGGGAACTGGAGGGTGTGTTCCAATTAttggggatcacactcctcagcctcaccagtaaggtctatgcaagggtgctggaaaggagggtccctCCATTAGTCGagcctcagattcaagaggaacaatgcagttttcatcttcacagatgaaacacAGAACGCTGGATCAGCTCTTTATCAAGGATGCTCGAGTGTGAGTGGGAGTTTAACCATCCAGCATACATGTGTTTTGCGGACttagagaaagcatttgactgCCGGCCataagtcggactcgtttcctgtggatGTTGGACTTCACcaaggctgccctttgtcacaaaGTCtgctcataatttttatggacagaatgtCTTGGCATAGCCAAGTTGTGGAAAGCTTTCTCCTTGTTgccctcagaatctcatctctgctctttgtggatgatgcagtcctgttggcttcatcgggtggtggtctccagctcgcagtggaatggttcacagctgagtgtgaagcagctggcatgagaattagcacctctaagtctgaggccatggtcctcagctggaaaagggtggagtgcccactccagctcagggatgagttgctgcttGAGGTGGAGGAGTtaaagtatctcggggtcttgatAACAattgatgggagaagggagtgggagattgacagaagGATTgtggctgtgtctgcagtgatggagATGCTGCAaaggtctgtcgtggtgaagagaaagcgtgaaagcaaagctcTAAATTTACTGGTCAGTCTGCGTCGCTGCCCTCACCTACCGTcgtgagctttgggtagtgaccaaaagaacaagattgtTGATACAAGTAGCAGAAATTAGCTTTccctgaagggtggctggcctctcccttagagatagggtgaggagtccAGCCAATTTCGAGGGTCTtcgagtagagctgctgctcctctgtatCAAAAGGGGCCAGCTGACGtagttcaggcatctgacaagGTCCTTGTGTCTTGAACCAGTTTTGTTCACATACTCGGTGTCCTATCAGATATTGATTTAAGACAGTAAGAGTGCATATTAAAATTAGGCATGTATCAATATACCAGCCTATTAACTGCTATTAGACCTATTGTCAAAGAGAGATTTTTAGATATCAATGGATAATGCTTATATGTTACATTAATTTTGTGTGGACTAAATGTAGAAAGATTCTGTGATGAAGAGATGAaatacttttctttctttgcctgGCTAATTTAACATGACTTTCTGCTTCTCTTCATTTTAGGTTacagagcaaaaaaacaaaggtaAGCAGCACAGTGATGTATTTGTATGGGATTTGATATAGATATTAGCTGTTTGCTCCTTTTTCCAGAGCTAATCTTTTGATACTTCAGTGTTAACATTTTCTTGTCTTAAAGGATTGTGATGGCATCACAGTCACAGTAGCTTTATTATTTCTCTGGCTCAGTAATATGTTGGACAATGCTTGATGTGTTTTCTTAGTTCTAAAAACAAGAGCACCATCAATCTGCTTCAGTGAATTCTTTGAAGTATAGTCCAATCTGTTATCTATTTCTGCCAAATATTTGATTACAGGTTACAACTGAAgtaaataaattgtgcattcTTAAAATGCACTTGCTTAAATAATGCTTCCTCCCACCGCCTTGCCCTTCTTGCAGTGCCAGACTTGACCAAGCCAGCTTCTGCCCCGTCTTCTGCTACTCAGAGCAGCTCTGCCTCCCCCAGCCCTGGACCCACCCCCTCTGCATCCCCATCCCCAGCCACCTCAGGCCCTGGCAGTGCTGCCACCCCGTCACAGGGCGGCAACAATGCCAAGCGCCTGGCAGTGGCCAACGGAcagcccacctccaccacctGTTCTTCCTCCACCGTTGGCGGCTCCGGTGTTGCTGGAAACAGCAGTGCAAGTAGCGGAGGCGGAACTCAGGCGCCTCAGCAGCCACCGCGCTACATGCCGAGAGAAGTGCCGCCACGATTCCGCTGCCAGCAGGACCATAAAGTGCTACTGAAGAGGGGTCAGCCGCCACTGTCCTCCATGCTGCTGGGAGGGGGGGTGGGAGGGGATGGCCCCAATGCAAACATGGCTGCTGTCTCAGGTAAGTGCTAGCAATGCTGTGGGTCATAGGTGTTAAGGCAGGGTTGTTGCCTAATTGCAGGGTGGGGATTGGTTATCCGGATTCTCCTGTCCATATGCTGAAAAGTCCTTCCGCAAGACACTGAAGTTGCTCATGATGGCAGGCAAGCAAGGAAGCTCTGCCACCACTGGTGTATTTGTAAAATAATAGCAATTTTTACACAGTAATGCTAGAAAATGTCAGGAGAATCAAGTTAATGCATTGTCCACAGTTGATtttctcacatgtagcacacCACAGGAGATGGTCAACTAAGCCAAAGTGAACCATGAAAGTATTCAGCTTGTTTTAGTCAAGGCTGGTACCTTGGTAGAGTGTGCACAAAGCAGAGAAGATGTCCACTCTCTCACTGAATTTTTAGGACAGTTCCTTGTCTGATGTGATTGAATCAAACATTTGCAGTGCTACATAGTACTACATAATTTGCAAACATAAAAAAGCTCTATTAAAGCGCAGGTTATTTAACTCGTTCACATTGTTTGATTTCCTTTGACATTACGTTCTTTTGACTCATGAAGTTTCTAAATTTCCTCTCTTGTGGAATTTGCGTTTGCAGATACTGGCACAGCTGCCTCCTCATTGGCTCTCACCTCATCATCAGTTGCTGCTTCTACTACTACTTCTAATTATGCAAATTCCATGTGGGGGGCGAGCTCTGGCAGCCAGGCCTCCTCTCAGGGCAGGGAGAAGGTGATTGTTGATGGCAATGACCTAGAGGAGTGGCCTAGTATTGCTGGCAGTGATGGAGGGAGCAGCGGCAACAACGGAATGCCTGTGAATAGCATTAGTGCCTCTGGCAACCAATCCTCACCCACTTCCTCGTTCTCTTTGCCCAATGAATGTATGCAGTCGTCCAGCAGTTCAGCGTGGGTGACGGCTGCCTCCCAGGGTCATCTTGGAGGAGGTATTGCAGTAACTGCAGCTGGGCCTCTGCTACAACAGCCCTCCTCACTTTCCAAAGCCCCCACTGTGCCAGGGAGCCATAATGCCAGTGGCTCCGTTGATGGCAGCAGTGGGATTCCAGGTGCCAACTTCAATCCAAATGCCAACCCTTCAGCCTGGCCTGCCCTAGTGCAGCAGGATGGCCCcgctgctgtaggtgaaggagGTCTGTCTTCCTTCCACCATCAGGGCCCTGGCGGGTCTGCCAACAACTCTGCTTCCCTGGGAGCAGCTGGTGTGCTGGGGGGTCACCCATCTTTATCTGTGAATCAATCAAGCACCCATCAGCACCAACTTCACCAAATGCAATCTAGAGACAAAGAGATGGGTGGAGGGAATTGGGACAGTAAATCAGCGGGACCAAAAATTGTGGGGGGagaagggggagggggaggaatGGA is a window encoding:
- the LOC115797939 gene encoding uncharacterized protein LOC115797939, which codes for MSQRKRGTRKRKNEDASGGEKESEDTEKRGDRKKSHANKKYIGAHVGIQGGIWKAVEACTEMGGSSFALFLGSQRSWKRPALDHAAAAKFQELCSQLGFDSAHILPHGSYLMNCGSPKEDVFEKSQALLVDELSRCTLLGLSLYNFHPGSSLGTITTEQCVDKIASAINHAHQQTPSVVTVLENMSGQGSTVGGKFCELKSIIDRVRDQTRVGICLDTCHAFAAGYDLAAEGGVKAMLDEFDRDVGLPYLKAIHLNDSKGKLGCNLDRHEDIGKGYIGISAFRDIVNEPRLDNIPLILETPGRPGFEYAEQIELLYSLCEKK